Proteins found in one Geomonas subterranea genomic segment:
- the hisF gene encoding imidazole glycerol phosphate synthase subunit HisF: MLTKRIIPCLDVKGGRVVKGVQFLGLRDAGDPVEIAELYDQQGADELTFLDITASSDERDIIIDVVRRTAERVFMPLTVGGGVRTVDDIRRLLNAGADKVSINTAAVHRPEFVNEAAERFGSQCTVVAIDARSRATGGWEVYTHGGRNPTGIDAVEWAQRMEELGAGEILLTSMDRDGTKDGYDLPLTRAVVDAVSIPVIASGGVGGLSHLYDGFTQAGASACLAASIFHYREYTIEEAKTYLRERGVPVRL, from the coding sequence ATGCTGACAAAAAGAATCATCCCCTGTCTCGACGTCAAAGGTGGCCGGGTAGTGAAAGGTGTCCAGTTCCTGGGCCTGCGCGATGCGGGCGACCCGGTCGAGATCGCCGAGCTGTACGACCAGCAGGGCGCGGACGAATTAACCTTCCTCGACATCACCGCATCCTCCGACGAGCGCGACATCATCATCGACGTGGTGCGCAGGACCGCCGAGCGCGTCTTCATGCCGCTCACCGTCGGCGGCGGCGTCCGCACCGTCGACGATATCCGGCGGTTGCTGAACGCCGGGGCCGACAAGGTCTCCATCAACACCGCGGCGGTGCATCGCCCCGAGTTCGTTAACGAGGCCGCCGAGCGCTTCGGCTCGCAGTGCACCGTGGTCGCCATCGACGCCCGCTCCCGCGCCACCGGCGGCTGGGAGGTCTACACCCACGGCGGCCGCAACCCGACCGGCATCGACGCTGTCGAGTGGGCGCAGCGCATGGAAGAGCTGGGTGCCGGGGAGATCCTGCTCACCAGCATGGACCGTGACGGCACCAAGGACGGCTACGACCTGCCGCTCACCCGCGCCGTCGTCGACGCGGTCAGCATCCCGGTCATCGCCTCGGGCGGGGTCGGCGGACTTTCGCACCTCTACGACGGCTTCACCCAGGCCGGCGCCAGCGCCTGCCTCGCCGCCTCCATCTTCCACTACCGCGAGTACACCATCGAGGAAGCCAAGACCTATCTCCGCGAGCGCGGCGTGCCGGTAAGGCTGTAA